A genome region from Alistipes dispar includes the following:
- a CDS encoding sigma-54-dependent transcriptional regulator, which yields MEKVLIIDDETQLRGLLARIISLEGYDVAQAEDCAAGLKLLERYAPDVVLCDVKLPDGNGVDMAAKIKAAAPEVEVILLTAYGNIPDGVQAIKNGAFDYITKGDDNNKILPLLARAMEKVRMQRRLQRLEKQNGDAVSFDGIVGSSAPMREAVALARKVAGTDASVLLTGETGTGKDVFARAIHGGSSRSRENFVAVNCAAFTKELLESELFGHKAGAFTGAVKDKKGLLDEADGGTLFLDEIGEMAPELQAKLLRVLENGEYIRIGETRATKTDIRVIAATNRDLTREIAEGRFREDLFYRLSVFTIRLPSLADRPEDIEEYVRHFVGQFSQRMACRIVSIDPEYVRLMRRHAWRGNVRELRNVVERSMIMAEDGRLTAGDLPADFQGAESGDADDPVSLGDMERRHIAKILKYTGGNKTEAARLLGIGIATLYRKIDEYGIGR from the coding sequence ATGGAGAAAGTGTTGATTATCGACGACGAAACGCAACTGCGGGGACTGCTCGCGCGGATCATCTCGCTCGAGGGCTATGACGTGGCCCAGGCGGAGGATTGCGCTGCGGGGCTGAAGCTGCTCGAACGCTATGCGCCCGACGTGGTGCTGTGCGATGTTAAGCTGCCCGACGGCAACGGCGTGGACATGGCGGCGAAGATCAAGGCGGCCGCCCCGGAGGTCGAGGTGATTCTGCTGACGGCCTACGGCAACATTCCCGACGGCGTGCAGGCCATCAAGAACGGGGCGTTCGATTACATCACCAAAGGCGACGACAACAACAAGATCCTGCCTCTGCTCGCCCGGGCGATGGAGAAGGTCCGGATGCAGCGGCGGTTGCAGCGCCTCGAGAAGCAGAACGGCGACGCCGTGTCGTTCGACGGCATCGTGGGTTCGTCGGCTCCCATGCGCGAAGCCGTGGCGCTGGCCCGCAAGGTGGCGGGTACGGACGCTTCGGTGCTGCTGACGGGCGAAACGGGCACGGGCAAGGACGTTTTCGCCCGGGCGATTCACGGCGGCAGCTCCCGCAGCCGGGAGAATTTCGTGGCGGTGAACTGCGCGGCCTTCACCAAGGAGTTGCTCGAAAGCGAGCTTTTCGGCCACAAGGCAGGGGCCTTCACCGGCGCCGTGAAGGACAAGAAGGGACTGCTCGACGAGGCCGACGGCGGTACGTTGTTCCTCGACGAGATCGGCGAGATGGCGCCCGAGTTGCAGGCCAAGCTGCTGCGCGTGCTCGAGAACGGCGAATACATCCGCATCGGCGAGACCCGGGCCACGAAGACCGACATCCGCGTGATCGCCGCCACGAACCGCGACCTGACCCGGGAGATCGCCGAAGGGCGTTTCCGCGAGGACCTCTTTTACCGTCTTTCGGTCTTTACGATCCGCCTGCCGTCGCTGGCCGACCGTCCGGAGGACATCGAGGAGTATGTCCGGCATTTCGTCGGGCAGTTCTCGCAGCGCATGGCGTGTCGGATCGTGTCGATCGACCCCGAATACGTGCGGCTGATGCGCCGTCACGCATGGCGCGGCAACGTGCGTGAACTGCGCAACGTCGTGGAGCGGAGTATGATCATGGCCGAGGACGGCCGCCTTACGGCCGGGGACCTTCCCGCCGATTTCCAGGGTGCGGAGAGCGGCGATGCGGACGACCCCGTGTCGCTGGGCGACATGGAGCGGCGGCATATCGCGAAGATTCTGAAGTACACCGGCGGCAACAAGACCGAGGCGGCGCGGTTGCTGGGCATCGGCATCGCCACGCTTTACCGCAAGATCGACGAGTACGGCATCGGCAGGTAG
- the kdpF gene encoding K(+)-transporting ATPase subunit F — MFVGLLVLSLAIFIYLMYVLVKPEKF; from the coding sequence ATGTTTGTCGGTTTACTTGTTTTGAGCCTCGCGATCTTCATTTACTTGATGTACGTGCTGGTGAAACCCGAGAAGTTCTAA
- a CDS encoding 2-hydroxyacid dehydrogenase, whose product MKITLFGTQPYDRESFDRIRDAYGFDVTYHRSHLNAGNVALAEGADVVCIFVNDTADAATVARLSQLGVRLIALRCAGFNNVDLLSAAQHGIPVVRVPAYSPHAVAEHAVALMLSLNRKIHRAYWRTRDGNFSLHGLLGFDLYGKTAGIVGTGRIARELIRILRGFGMEVIAYDLCPDEAYAAVAGIAYVPLDELYARADIVSLHCPLTDRTRYMIGPEAIGRMKPGVMLINTGRGQLIHTGALIDGLKQKKIGAAGLDVYEEEAAYFYEDTSDRIMSDDVLARLLSFNNVIVTSHQGFFTREALDNIARTTMENIREFAAGEPLTNRVSAGA is encoded by the coding sequence ATGAAAATCACTCTTTTCGGGACACAACCTTACGACCGTGAGTCGTTCGACCGCATCCGCGATGCGTACGGATTCGACGTGACCTATCACCGCAGCCATCTCAACGCCGGGAACGTAGCGTTGGCCGAAGGGGCCGACGTCGTCTGCATCTTCGTGAACGATACGGCCGACGCCGCGACCGTCGCACGCCTCTCGCAGTTGGGCGTGCGGCTGATCGCCCTGCGCTGCGCGGGTTTCAACAACGTGGACCTGCTCTCTGCGGCGCAGCACGGGATTCCCGTGGTGCGGGTCCCCGCCTACTCGCCTCATGCCGTGGCGGAGCACGCCGTGGCGCTCATGCTGTCGCTCAACCGCAAAATCCATCGCGCCTATTGGCGCACGCGGGACGGGAATTTCTCTCTCCACGGTTTGCTGGGCTTCGATCTCTACGGCAAGACGGCCGGCATCGTCGGCACGGGCCGGATCGCCCGTGAGCTGATCCGCATTCTCCGGGGCTTCGGCATGGAGGTCATCGCTTACGATCTCTGTCCCGACGAAGCGTATGCCGCGGTGGCCGGGATCGCCTATGTGCCGCTCGACGAGCTGTACGCGCGGGCGGACATCGTTTCGCTGCATTGTCCGCTGACCGATCGGACGCGCTACATGATCGGGCCGGAGGCCATCGGGCGGATGAAGCCGGGCGTCATGCTCATCAACACGGGCCGCGGGCAGCTGATCCATACCGGGGCGCTGATCGACGGGCTGAAACAGAAGAAGATCGGTGCGGCGGGGCTGGACGTTTACGAGGAGGAGGCCGCCTATTTCTACGAAGACACCTCGGACCGGATCATGAGCGACGACGTGCTGGCGCGCCTGCTGTCGTTCAACAACGTGATCGTCACTTCGCATCAGGGGTTCTTTACACGTGAAGCGTTGGATAACATAGCGCGTACCACGATGGAAAATATCAGGGAGTTCGCTGCCGGAGAGCCGCTCACGAACCGTGTGAGCGCCGGGGCGTGA
- a CDS encoding MATE family efflux transporter produces MKDSIDFGSMEIPRLFRKLLIPTVLGMVFSAAFVITDGIFVGRGVGSDALAAVNITAPLFLINTGVGLMFGVGASVVASIHLAHGKVKTARINVTQAVVVSSLLLVAYSLAICLFAPGAARLLGSSERLMPLVLEYMYWFVPFLPFSALLSSGMFFVRLDGAPNYAMLCNAVPAVINIALDYVFIFLFGWGMFGAALATSLGYVVGAGMILVYLSRRRNVIRFCRVKTSRRSLRLTRRNVGYMCRLGLSTFLCEGAIAAMMFTGNYVFIRYLGEDGVAAFSIACYFFPIIFMVYNAIGQSAQPILSYNFGAGNAERVQSAFRLAMMTAVLLGLAFFILTALFSRQIVGMFLDEVYPAYGIAVGGLPLFASGFVFFAFNIVSIGYFQSVERARPAMTVTLLRGFVLLVACFVALPPLLGVRGIWLAVPCSEVLTAVAVVAIFRRGARRARY; encoded by the coding sequence ATGAAAGACAGTATCGACTTCGGCAGCATGGAGATTCCGCGGTTGTTCCGCAAACTGCTGATCCCTACCGTTCTGGGAATGGTTTTCTCGGCGGCGTTCGTCATCACGGACGGCATTTTCGTCGGCCGCGGCGTCGGCAGCGACGCGCTGGCGGCAGTCAATATCACGGCGCCGCTGTTCCTCATCAATACGGGCGTGGGACTGATGTTCGGTGTCGGCGCTTCGGTCGTGGCGTCGATCCACCTCGCACACGGAAAGGTCAAGACGGCGCGGATCAACGTGACGCAGGCCGTTGTCGTTTCGTCGCTGCTTCTCGTGGCATACAGCCTCGCGATCTGTCTGTTCGCACCCGGCGCGGCGCGGCTGCTGGGCAGCTCGGAACGCCTCATGCCGCTCGTGCTGGAGTACATGTATTGGTTCGTGCCTTTTCTGCCCTTCAGTGCGCTGCTCAGCTCGGGCATGTTCTTCGTGCGGCTCGACGGGGCGCCCAACTATGCGATGCTCTGCAATGCCGTTCCGGCGGTCATCAATATCGCGCTCGACTACGTTTTCATCTTCCTCTTCGGCTGGGGCATGTTCGGCGCGGCGCTGGCCACGAGTCTCGGCTATGTGGTCGGCGCGGGGATGATCCTCGTTTACCTGAGCCGGCGGCGCAACGTCATCCGTTTCTGCCGGGTGAAGACGAGCCGCAGGAGTCTCCGGCTGACCCGCCGCAACGTGGGATACATGTGCCGGCTGGGGCTCTCGACCTTCCTCTGCGAGGGAGCCATCGCCGCGATGATGTTCACGGGCAACTACGTTTTCATCCGTTACCTGGGCGAGGACGGCGTGGCGGCGTTCAGCATCGCCTGCTACTTCTTTCCGATCATCTTCATGGTCTATAACGCCATCGGGCAGTCCGCGCAGCCGATTCTGAGTTACAATTTCGGCGCCGGCAACGCTGAGCGCGTGCAATCGGCCTTCCGGCTGGCGATGATGACGGCCGTGCTGCTGGGGCTCGCCTTCTTCATCCTGACCGCGCTGTTCAGCCGTCAGATCGTGGGGATGTTCCTCGACGAGGTCTATCCCGCTTACGGCATCGCTGTCGGAGGTCTGCCGCTCTTCGCTTCGGGGTTCGTCTTCTTCGCCTTCAATATCGTCTCGATCGGTTATTTCCAGAGCGTCGAACGCGCCCGGCCCGCCATGACGGTTACCCTGCTGCGCGGCTTCGTGCTGCTGGTGGCCTGCTTCGTCGCCTTGCCGCCGCTGCTCGGTGTCCGGGGCATCTGGCTGGCCGTGCCGTGCTCCGAAGTGCTGACGGCCGTGGCCGTCGTGGCGATCTTCCGCCGTGGAGCGCGCCGCGCCCGGTATTGA
- a CDS encoding AraC family transcriptional regulator — translation MVSRNPIMTTPEEQFTVGESDFAFFGSCPYRIEGGALLFCRGGSAVATIDQYRGEVRADTMLLLLPGSVFLLADRSADFRVTYCAFSLDLFSEAAFRLDPAFFAALREQPIVRLHPRLVEGASIWFQMAGYTYRDRDNMFRNTIIRNRLQNVLLEAFDKMQRFGSRRQAVSETTTRQTELFHRFVSLVHENCAHEREVTFYADRLCISTRYLSTIVRSIAHTTAKEFIDRSVILEIKMLLQSTDLSVQEIAYRLHFPDQSYLGRFFKKHTGESPTEYRNTKK, via the coding sequence ATGGTTTCGCGTAATCCGATAATGACCACTCCCGAGGAGCAGTTCACGGTCGGCGAGTCCGATTTCGCCTTTTTCGGCAGTTGCCCCTACCGCATCGAGGGCGGTGCGCTGCTCTTCTGCCGCGGCGGCAGCGCCGTGGCGACGATCGACCAATACCGGGGGGAGGTGCGGGCCGATACGATGCTCCTGCTGCTTCCCGGTTCGGTGTTCCTGCTCGCGGATCGGTCGGCGGATTTCCGGGTTACCTACTGCGCCTTCTCGCTCGATCTGTTCTCCGAGGCGGCCTTCCGGCTCGATCCGGCCTTCTTCGCCGCGCTGCGCGAGCAGCCGATCGTACGGCTTCACCCGCGGCTCGTGGAGGGCGCTTCGATCTGGTTCCAGATGGCCGGCTACACCTACCGCGACCGGGACAACATGTTCCGTAACACGATCATCAGGAACCGGTTGCAGAATGTGCTGCTGGAGGCATTCGACAAGATGCAGCGGTTCGGTTCCCGGCGGCAGGCCGTGTCGGAGACGACCACGCGGCAGACCGAGCTGTTCCACCGCTTCGTCTCGCTCGTGCACGAGAACTGCGCGCACGAACGCGAAGTGACCTTCTATGCCGACCGGCTCTGCATTTCGACCCGCTACCTCTCGACGATCGTGCGTAGCATCGCCCATACGACGGCCAAGGAGTTCATCGACCGTTCGGTGATTCTGGAGATCAAGATGCTTTTGCAGTCCACCGACCTGTCGGTGCAGGAGATCGCCTACCGGCTCCATTTTCCGGACCAGTCGTATCTGGGGCGTTTCTTCAAGAAGCACACGGGAGAATCCCCCACCGAGTACCGGAATACGAAGAAGTGA
- the gpmA gene encoding 2,3-diphosphoglycerate-dependent phosphoglycerate mutase, with the protein MKKIVLLRHGESEWNRENRFTGWTDVDLSEKGVAEAARAGETLLREGFRFGCAYTSFLKRAVRTLDIVLDRMNEDWIPVTKSWRLNEKHYGMLQGLNKRETAEKYGDEQVHVWRRSYDVAPEPLAADDPRNPRFDPRYAGVPAAELPATESLRDTVARTMPYWQCEILPSLARYDQVLVVAHGNSLRGIVKHLKGISDEAISEFNLPTATPYVFEFGEGLNCVKDYFLGDPDEIARLMQAVADQGRA; encoded by the coding sequence ATGAAGAAAATCGTGCTGCTCCGCCACGGCGAGAGCGAATGGAACCGGGAGAACCGTTTTACGGGCTGGACCGATGTGGATCTGAGCGAAAAGGGCGTCGCGGAGGCCGCCCGGGCCGGAGAGACGCTCCTTCGGGAAGGCTTCCGTTTCGGATGCGCCTATACCTCCTTTCTGAAAAGGGCCGTCCGGACGCTCGACATCGTGCTGGACAGGATGAACGAAGACTGGATTCCCGTGACGAAGAGCTGGAGGCTCAACGAGAAGCATTACGGCATGTTGCAGGGGCTGAACAAGCGCGAGACGGCCGAGAAGTACGGCGACGAGCAAGTGCATGTCTGGCGTCGCAGTTACGACGTGGCCCCCGAACCGCTCGCGGCGGACGATCCGCGCAATCCGCGTTTCGATCCCCGCTATGCGGGGGTTCCTGCGGCCGAGCTGCCTGCCACCGAGTCGCTGCGGGACACCGTCGCCCGTACGATGCCCTACTGGCAGTGCGAGATTCTGCCGTCGCTCGCCCGGTACGATCAGGTGCTGGTCGTGGCCCACGGCAACAGCCTGCGCGGCATCGTCAAGCACCTGAAGGGCATCTCCGACGAGGCCATCTCGGAGTTCAACCTGCCGACGGCCACTCCCTATGTTTTCGAGTTCGGCGAGGGGCTGAATTGCGTGAAGGACTATTTCCTGGGCGATCCGGACGAGATCGCCCGTCTGATGCAGGCCGTCGCCGATCAGGGCCGGGCCTGA